In one window of Brassica rapa cultivar Chiifu-401-42 chromosome A07, CAAS_Brap_v3.01, whole genome shotgun sequence DNA:
- the LOC103844357 gene encoding uncharacterized protein LOC103844357: MMIQKAMSPSETAIVSVDSFASDFNLMAATQRREAPLAVLWDIENCPVPSDVRPEDVASNIRTAIQLHPLVSGSVVVFSAFGDFNAFPRRVREGCQRTGVKLVDVPNGRKDAADKAILLDMFLFVIDHPPPSTIVIITGDVDFAPALHVLGQRGHSVVVIIPSGVYVNPALTSAGKFVWDWQSIVHGEGFVPLPRPRVGTYLMGCGSNNLDGAVNEDETILYRGVSQSFYSGNSREASSLMVSQFQNECSSMMPSCYPPPGHLESTMWVAPGDLNGLKGQLVKLLELSGGCMPLMRVPSEYQRNFSKPLFVADYGSPKLVDLFKKMGDVIAVDGKGNKRFVYLRSSRPSRASPPSPPPVVLLRRENKGKDITITTSGGGVSSDELSDTGSTQSERSLEEFKLELQDIMVSYGCRVRMDCFEAVYKQRYKRSLDYNKMGVDQLEQLFDKFSDVVAIYEDPATGTKLINAI, from the coding sequence ATGATGATACAAAAAGCAATGTCACCATCAGAAACAGCGATCGTCTCCGTTGATTCCTTTGCAAGCGATTTCAACCTAATGGCCGCCACACAGAGACGCGAAGCTCCTCTAGCAGTCCTCTGGGACATCGAAAACTGTCCCGTCCCCAGCGACGTACGTCCCGAAGACGTCGCCAGTAACATCCGAACCGCTATTCAGCTCCATCCACTGGTCTCCGGCTCGGTGGTCGTCTTCTCAGCCTTCGGCGACTTCAACGCCTTCCCTCGCCGCGTCAGGGAAGGCTGTCAGAGGACAGGTGTCAAACTCGTCGATGTACCCAACGGCAGGAAAGACGCAGCTGATAAAGCTATCCTCCTCGACATGTTCCTGTTCGTGATTGACCATCCTCCTCCTTCCACTATCGTTATCATCACTGGAGATGTTGATTTCGCTCCCGCGCTTCACGTGCTTGGCCAGCGTGGGCACAGTGTGGTTGTCATTATACCTTCTGGCGTGTACGTTAACCCCGCTTTGACTAGTGCTGGTAAGTTTGTTTGGGACTGGCAAAGCATTGTTCACGGTGAAGGGTTTGTGCCGTTGCCGAGGCCTCGTGTTGGGACCTATCTGATGGGATGTGGTAGTAATAATCTTGATGGGGCGGTGAATGAAGATGAGACGATTCTTTATAGAGGTGTGTCTCAGAGTTTTTATAGTGGTAACTCTAGAGAAGCTTCTTCCTTGATGGTTTCTCAGTTTCAGAATGAGTGTAGCAGCATGATGCCGTCGTGTTATCCTCCTCCTGGCCACCTTGAGTCAACCATGTGGGTAGCGCCTGGAGATTTGAATGGTTTGAAGGGACAGCTAGTGAAGCTTTTGGAGCTTTCGGGTGGGTGTATGCCTCTCATGCGTGTTCCTTCTGAGTACCAAAGGAATTTTAGTAAACCTCTTTTTGTAGCGGATTATGGTTCGCCTAAGCTTGTGGATCTTTTCAAGAAGATGGGTGATGTGATTGCTGTGGATGGCAAAGGCAACAAGAGGTTTGTTTATCTTCGGAGCTCAAGACCGAGCCGTGCctctcctccttctcctccgCCTGTGGTTCTACTGAGGAGAGAGAATAAAGGCAAAGATATCACCATTACTACCAGTGGAGGAGGAGTCTCATCTGATGAACTCTCGGATACTGGTTCGACTCAGAGCGAGAGGAGCCTGGAAGAGTTCAAGTTGGAGCTGCAAGACATTATGGTTAGCTATGGTTGTCGCGTACGGATGGATTGTTTTGAGGCGGTATACAAGCAAAGGTACAAGAGGTCACTGGATTACAATAAGATGGGAGTGGATCAGTTGGAGCAGCTTTTTGACAAGTTCAGCGATGTTGTTGCCATATATGAAGATCCTGCTACAGGGACCAAACTCATCAACGCCATTTAG
- the LOC103844361 gene encoding E3 ubiquitin-protein ligase MBR1: MNPMQGPRNSDVNQGDTNEPEMNALVENEFSNSGTTPSGRPAQNHNWWRFGESSSANHQLPPQDGYGGPSFLRGSGSNAMSMDMDSDGYAAQTSGVVFRHSNYGSSLGSSVQAAGESSSGPASSLGLWGSSCKRKALEGVPTAETPDFVSHNDNAAHPRYGASSSLTLATPSQTSPNPFGRTEPLFGGTRPVASTNAFHSVRNTDTSSRPGRRLNPRQPQESVAFSISLGGTSVRPTGSLQQNIDPRSTAFASGSSSGEHPSNIVHHPALTRNIHQFAWDRGSGSSGVEMPHWETPRGNPEQPTMFAPPTDIRNPVHDQSMWSFTRGSPVDSPFASRGGPSSAIHGQQQQQPSNPAWIPPQSGPIHDPTRASELSPWSLFPSIESQSASHGPLLPTGPSLSSNEAAMPSSSNSRSHRSRQRRSGLLSERQNELLHLRHLGRSLAADSDGRNHLISEIRQVLSAMRRGESLRIEDYMVLDPLIFQGMTEMHDRHREMRLDVDNMSYEELLALGERIGDVSTGLSEDVILKTMKQHKCTSSSPELHQYMEPCCICQEEYAEGDDLGTLECGHEFHKDCIKQWVMLKNLCPICKTVALTT, from the exons atgaATCCAATGCAAGGCCCACGGAATAGTGATGTGAATCAAGGAGATACTAATGAACCGGAGATGAATGCATTAGTAGAGAATGAGTTCTCAAACAGTGGTACTACGCCTTCAGGACGACCTGCTCAAAATCATAACTGGTGGAGATTTGGGGAGTCCAGCTCAGCGAATCACCAGCTGCCCCCACAAGATGGATATGGAGGGCCTTCTTTCTTGCGCGGTTCAGGCTCTAACGCTATGAGCATGGACATGGACAGCGATGGTTACGCTGCACAGACTTCCGGGGTCGTTTTCCGTCATAGTAACTATGGGAGTTCACTAGGAAGCTCAGTTCAGGCCGCTGGAGAGAGCAGTAGTGGCCCGGCCTCTTCTTTGGGTCTTTGGGGTTCCTCTTGCAAAAGAAAGGCTCTCGAAGGAGTTCCTACTGCTGAAACTCCTGACTTCGTTTCTCACAACGACAATGCAGCTCATCCTCGTTATGGTGCTTCCAGTAGCTTAACGTTGGCTACACCCTCACAAACTTCTCCTAATCCTTTTGGCCGGACAGAACCCTTGTTTGGAGGAACTAGACCGGTGGCTTCAACTAATGCTTTTCATTCCGTAAGAAACACTGACACTTCTTCTAGACCTGGCAGAAGATTAAACCCGAGGCAGCCTCAGGAGTCTGTTGCATTCAGCATTTCACTTGGTGGAACTTCTGTGCGTCCCACTGGCTCTTTGCAACAGAATATAGATCCTCGGTCAACAGCATTCGCTAGTGGCTCAAGCAGTGGTGAGCATCCGTCAAATATAGTCCATCACCCTGCTCTGACGAGGAATATACACCAATTTGCTTGGGATAGAGGAAGCGGTTCTTCGGGTGTTGAAATGCCACACTGGGAAACACCAAGAGGCAATCCGGAGCAGCCCACCATGTTTGCACCTCCAACTGACATTAGAAACCCCGTGCATGATCAATCCATGTGGAGTTTCACACGTGGGAGTCCTGTAGATTCTCCGTTCGCTTCTCGAGGAGGGCCGAGTTCAGCTATTCATgggcagcagcagcagcagccatCAAATCCCGCATGGATTCCTCCTCAGAGTGGCCCAATACATGATCCAACGAGAGCATCAGAACTATCTCCTTGGTCTTTATTTCCTAGTATTGAATCTCAATCTGCTAGTCATGGTCCCTTATTGCCCACAGGTCCTTCTCTTTCCTCAAATGAGGCTGCAATGCCATCTAGCTCTAATAGCCGGAGCCATCGCTCACGGCAAAGAAGGTCAGGGTTGTTATCTGAGAGACAGAATGAGCTTCTCCACTTGCGTCACTTAGGGAGGAGCTTAGCTGCTGACAGTGATGGAAGGAATCACCTTATCTCTGAG ATACGTCAGGTGTTGTCCGCCATGAGAAGAGGGGAAAGTTTACGTATTGAG GATTACATGGTGTTGGATCCACTTATCTTCCAGGGTATGACTGAAATGCACGATAGGCATCGAGAAATGCGCCTGGATGTCGATAACATGTCGTACGAG GAGCTATTGGCACTTGGGGAACGCATAGGAGATGTGAGCACTGGACTAAGCGAAGATGTCATTCTGAAAACAATGAAACAGCACAAATGTACATCTTCTTCTCCTGAGTTgcatcagtacatggagccttGCTGTATTTGTCAG GAAGAATATGCAGAAGGTGATGATCTTGGGACCTTGGAATGTGGCCATGAGTTCCACAAGGACTGTATCAAGCAATGGGTCATGCTCAAGAATCTCTGCCCCATATGTAAGACCGTGGCATTAACAACGTGA
- the LOC103844475 gene encoding uncharacterized protein LOC103844475, whose product MVMEVLSKLLEKAVDLGHIRLHASCFTPRITHLLFADDLLVFSDGSRHSISGVKAVMTGFKEWSGLDMNAAKSEIFFGGFSDIETAVISDITGFKVGTFPTRYLGLPLNPKKISFTTLQLFLECISCKLNSWTVKSLSFVEKITLVSSVIYGIVNFWSSVFSLPKKFYNRVDSICASFLWKNKTTAGSGARVMGLSGVDHLLLWDWNAVENLIRFLVIFYNSTLAVSVSSKVNALKCYGEIVMIERNLTGLANSLDLELKWKA is encoded by the exons ATGGTTATGGAAGTGTTGTCAAAGCTCTTGGAGAAGGCTGTGGACTTGGGACACATTAGGCTTCATGCTTCCTGCTTCACGCCTAGAATCACACATCTCTTGTTTGCGGATGATCTTCTAGTGTTCTCTGATGGTTCCAGACACTCAATCTCTGGAGTCAAGGCTGTAATGACAGGGTTCAAGGAGTGGTCAGGACTTGATATGAATGCCGCGAAATCAGAGATTTTCTTCGGGGGTTTCTCAGATATTGAGACTGCAGTAATAAGCGACATCACTGGATTTAAAGTCGGAACCTTCCCAACTAGGTATCTCGGTCTTCCTCTCAACCCGAAGAAAATAAGCTTCACTACGCTGCAGCTGTTCCTTGAGTGTATTTCTTGTAAGCTTAACTCTTGGACTGTTAAGAGCCTATCCTTTGTAGAGAAGATTACACTTGTATCATCGGTGATCTATGGCATTGTCAACTTCTGGAGCTCAGTGTTCTCTCTGCCGAAAAAGTTTTACAACAGAGTGGACTCCATCTGTGCCTCCTTTCTATGGAAGAACAAGACTACTGCAGGCTCTGGTGCCAGA GTAATGGGGCTAAGCGGTGTGGACCACCTGCTTCTTTGGGACTGGAATGCTGTTGAAAATCTTATTAGGTTTCTGGTCATATTTTACAACAGCACCTTGGCTGTCTCTGTCTCATCTAAGGTTAATGCACTCAAATGCTATGGTGAGATAGTGATGATTGAGAGAAATCTCACTGGTTTAGCTAATAGCTTAGACTTGGAGTTGAAGTGGAAGGCATAA
- the LOC117126414 gene encoding uncharacterized protein LOC117126414, whose amino-acid sequence MGGNKVITVPISLKGGGNYLLWSRLVKTAIGRLGLWGHITDEAPAPVASEEEGGRELAVADGKKWIQDDLMVLSVLQGSLEEPLLEAYNYCETPKHLWEVLQKTFGNVTNLNRVYEIKKAINTLVQDGEEFTKHLGKYRSLWSELESLRPSTTDQELLMERREQDQVFGLLLTLDPPFNDVIKHMLRMPNLPSMEEVCAQLQKEEGSLGLFGSKGDLALANKAEEGAQANRAAYKTDERKYGDERRFGGNCDHCKKPGHKRSQCWILHPHLKPAKFNKDREARANLSTEASEAGPSGAGSSAQVGESAGKAMATHYTAAKSLEHEVIRKSDIDALIKALKESGY is encoded by the exons atgggaggaaacaaggTTATTACGGTTCCGATTTCACTCAAGGGTGGGGgaaactacctgttgtggtctaggcttgtgaagacagccattgggaggctagggttatggggtcacatcacagatgaagctccagcaccagtggccagtgaggaagaaggtggaagagagctcgcggttgctgatggaaagaagtggattcaagatgaCTTGATGGTGCTATCTGTGCTGCAAGGATCACTTGAAGAACCTCTCTTGGAAGCCTACAActactgcgagactccaaaacacctgtgggaggtactccaaaagacttttgggaacgttaccaatctgaaccgtgtgtatgagatcaagaaagctatcaacacactggtacaagatggagaggagttcaccaagcatttgggcaagtatagatccttgtggtctgagcttgaatcgtTGAGGCCAAGCACTACTGACCAggagctactcatggagaggagggagcaggatcaggtgtttgggttgctgtTGACGTTGGATCCTCCATTCAAcgatgtgatcaagcacatgttgaggatgccaaatctcccatccatggaggaagtgtgtgcgcaacttcagaaggaggaagggtcaCTTGGGCTCTTCGGAAGCAAGGGAGACTTAGCTTTAGccaacaaggctgaggaaggagcgcaagctaaccgtgcagcatacaagactgatgagaggaagtatggtgatgagaggaggtttggaggcaactgtgatcactgcaagaagccaggacacaagaggagccagtgctggatccttcatccccatctcaagccggccaagttcaacaaggaccGAGAAGCCAGAGCTAACCTGTCTACTGAAGCAAGTGAAGCCGGCCCATCAGGAGCAGGCTCAAGTGCACAAGTGGGTGAAAGCGCAGGCAAGGCAATGGCAACTCACTACACGGCCGCAAAGAGTTTGGAGCATGAAGTGATCCGCAAATCTGACattgatgccctcatcaaagctcttaaggagtctg gatattga
- the LOC103844473 gene encoding uncharacterized protein LOC103844473, translated as MDSAETPGLLNGSTVGMKDGGNLEVRSVIFGSGNLLGGSGSKIKDVGSGSRTGKGGSSDGTGLTGSEKEGSGKGLSPTKNLVSKKGLNQEKGFPKATSWVGVVQEKKVLRKYNLDIIDSEGQLKVEIPDEVVVNSDALWDDFLIGKFLDTAPHIARVHAIVNKIWREGGKGQFVEVFEVDSTTMKFRIMDAAMQARILRRGMWNIGNVPLVVTKWTPDELEEKPEVKSIPLWVHLKNVPMNKFSWKGISFMTSAVGNPVRLHPETASCSNFKVAKIFVNADLSKDLPTKINFTKNGKSFLVEFSYPWLPQRCHTCKKWGHLEKVCVMNKKDGVGMADQILKNVEVNEKNEDVVVDYGAGKGKANEECVDKSRSPTKRVLKYGQVEILTPSRFSVLQDVNENGDLVKQDEEVEEEGEIKEDARTKEAEDLGDMEEVKIKDVEEIVESEERRKNMEAKEDMGLEELTGNGENAGSEDTGERSHVAVEVITLKELTRSPTYCDVVRSEVGRETLTKVSNSEMVGNLRPSLPRSSKTNHRVIIPDTSGTGVGLPGLLGKKVTRFNKKSKQDVVRSWINNKELKFGCLLETRVKENKAHQIVSSVFNGWSFINNYEFNMKGMIWIIWSPQVRLTPIFKSDQIITVSVLLEGETEEFFCSFVNGENLVEDRRQLWSDIKTHQDSPLFKNKQWIIMGDFNEIIDGEEHSNYQDSGLITVGMREFKNTIQYCRLTDLGSQGPQFTWCNKREEGLICKKLDRFLVNDVWLHKQDRAHGVFEAGGCSDHLRGRFHMRAEVEGKHRPFKFTNAIVEMPEFIKVMEEYWSGTQPLFQSTSALFRFSKYLKALKPMMRNLSKEKLGKLSMRVKEAYKDLCMKQERLMTVPSQENIKEVLVAEERWQRISGIEEKVLKQRSKLHWLQLGDFEERNHLVRPITNEEIKEVVFRMPSNKSPGPDGFTTEFFKASWSVIGSDFTTAVQSFFSKGFLPKGLNTTILALIPKKEEAIEMKDYRPISCCNVLYKVISKIIANRLKGSLPECISYNQSAFVKDRLLVENLLLSTEIVKDYHKEDVSPRCAMKIDIAKASDSVHWPFLLNTLRALNISEEFVHWIELCVCTPSFSVQVNGELAGVFQSKRGLRQGCALSPYVFAVCMNVLSHMLDKAAAQKIIGYHPKCQNILLTRLCFADDLLVFTDGTKRSIENVLKIFEEFAAMSGLKISLEKSTLYTAGLSAVQEGEILTCFPFASGKLPVRYLGLPLLTRRMTINDYMPLVEKIRKRMSSWTGRFLSYGGRLQLIDSVITSMANFWLSAFRLPGSCLKEIGSLFSAFLWSGPELKTSKAKVSWKDVCLPKREGGLGLRPLKEINTVLCLKLLWRLYSNRSSLWVKWIHCYLIRKGSFWSMKVNATIGSWMWRKILKIRDLAKPYIRMEVHNGKNTSFWYDSWSQLGRLKEIIGDRGPLGIGIAENALIEDVVRNHRRRRHRVRILNEMEDEIDKLRDRMDQEQDIPLWKQEGDRFLNKFSTQKTWLQLRQKQPDCRWSKGIWFPQYTPKYSFLAWVARRNRLQTCDRIHMWNATVDTLCVLCKEEQETCKHLFFGCRFSGKVWREPVGGIMKEQFTTDWDEIWEVISNPNPSYTKTEMFLIQFTFQALLHSIWRERNARRHGEQSRDEKFLVTWVDKTIRLKLLSVKGMGKQHFDEGLAAWFGARILGSS; from the exons ATGGATTCGGCGGAAACGCCGGGGCTGCTCAACGGTTCGACGGTGGGGATGAAAGATGGAGGTAATCTAGAAGTGCGAAGCGTGATCTTCGGTTCAGGAAACCTTCTGGGGGGATCTGGGTCGAAGATTAAGGATGTTGGATCGGGTTCGAGAACTGGAAAAGGAGGTAGTAGTGATGGTACGGGATTGACGGGTTCCGAGAAAGAGGGATCTGGAAAGGGTTTGAGTCCTACAAAGAATTTGGTTTCTAAGAAGGGATTGAATCAAGAGAAAGGGTTTCCGAAAGCTACTTCGTGGGTTGGGGTAGTTCAGGAGAAGAAGGTACTAAGGAAATACAATCTTGACATCATCGATTCGGAGGGTCAACTAAAGGTTGAGATACCAGATGAAGTTGTTGTCAACTCAGACGCCTTGTGGGATGATTTTTTGATTGGCAAGTTTCTGGACACAGCGCCTCACATCGCTCGAGTTCATGCGATTGTTAACAAAATTTGGAGAGAAGGAGGAAAGGGTCAGTTTGTAGAAGTGTTTGAAGTTGATTCAACAACAATGAAGTTTCGGATTATGGATGCAGCTATGCAAGCTCGGATCTTAAGAAGGGGGATGTGGAATATTGGTAATGTACCACTAGTGGTAACAAAATGGACTCCAGATGAATTGGAAGAGAAGCCTGAGGTCAAATCGATCCCACTCTGGGTTCATCTCAAGAATGTTCCGATGAACAAATTCTCCTGGAAGGGGATAAGCTTCATGACAAGTGCTGTTGGTAATCCGGTTAGACTGCATCCTGAAACTGCATCATGTTCAAATTTTAAAGTTGCAAAGATCTTTGTGAATGCTGATCTCTCAAAGGACCTCCCTACAAAGATCAACTtcacaaaaaatggaaaatctttTTTGGTTGAGTTCTCATACCCATGGCTTCCTCAGCGTTGTCATACATGTAAGAAATGGGGGCATTTGGAGAAAGTGTGTGTCATGAATAAGAAGGATGGAGTGGGAATGGCAGATCAGATATTGAAGAATGTGGAGGTGAATGAGAAGAATGAGGATGTGGTCGTAGATTACGGAGCAGGGAAGGGGAAAGCGAATGAGGAGTGTGTTGATAAGAGTCGCAGTCCAACAAAGAGAGTTCTAAAATATGGTCAAGTGGAAATCTTAACTCCCTCAAGATTTTCGGTTCTACAGGATGTGAATGAGAATGGGGATTTGGTTAAACAAgatgaggaagtggaagagGAAGGGGAAATAAAAGAGGATGCGAGAACAAAAGAAGCTGAAGATTTGGGTGATATGGAGGAGGTGAAAATAAAGGACGTTGAGGAAATAGTAGAGAgtgaagagagaagaaagaatATGGAAGCAAAAGAGGATATGGGATTGGAAGAGTTGACTGGAAATGGTGAGAATGCAGGAAGTGAGGATACCGGAGAAAGGTCACATGTTGCAGTGGAAGTTATAACTCTGAAGGAGTTGACACGATCTCCAACATACTGTGATGTAGTAAGAAGTGAGGTAGGAAGGGAGACTCTAACTAAAGTAAGTAATTCTGAAATGGTGGGGAATCTTCGTCCTTCTCTTCCAAGAAGTTCGAAGACTAATCATCGAGTTATTATCCCTGACACTTCAGGGACTGGAGTGGGGTTGCCTGGTTTGTTAGGTAAAAAGGTTACTC GATTCAACAAGAAATCGAAACAGGATGTAGTAAGAAGTTGGATTAATAATAAGGAGTTGAAGTTTGGTTGTTTGCTGGAAACTCGTGTGAAGGAGAATAAAGCACATCAGATTGTCTCGTCGGTGTTCAATGGTTGGTCGTTCATCAATAACTATGAATTCAACATGAAAGGAATGATTTGGATAATTTGGAGTCCTCAGGTTCGGTTAACTCcgatttttaaatctgatcaaATAATAACGGTCTCAGTTTTATTGGAGGGAGAGACAGAAGAGTTCTTCTGCTCATTTGTTAATGGAGAGAATTTGGTGGAAGATAGAAGGCAGCTGTGGAGTGATATTAAGACTCATCAGGATTCACCACTGTTTAAAAACAAGCAGTGGATAATCATGGGAGATTTTAATGAGATAATTGATGGGGAGGAGCACTCTAACTATCAAGACTCGGGTCTCATCACTGTTGGAATGCGAGAATTCAAAAACACTATCCAGTATTGTAGACTCACAGATCTTGGGAGTCAAGGTCCACAGTTTACTTGGTGCAACAAGCGGGAAGAGGGACTCATCTGTAAGAAACTTGATCGATTTCTGGTAAATGATGTTTGGTTGCATAAACAAGATAGAGCGCACGGGGTTTTTGAAGCGGGAGGGTGTTCTGATCATCTCCGGGGCAGGTTTCATATGAGAGCAGAAGTGGAGGGGAAACATAGGCCTTTTAAATTCACGAATGCTATTGTTGAAATGCCAGAATTCATTAAGGTGATGGAAGAGTACTGGAGTGGTACTCAACCGTTGTTTCAATCTACATCGGCCCTGTTTCGGTTTTCAAAGTATCTCAAAGCTTTGAAACCAATGATGAGAAATCTGAGCAAAGAAAAACTTGGGAAGCTATCTATGAGGGTGAAGGAAGCTTATAAGGATCTATGTATGAAGCAGGAGAGACTAATGACAGTCCCTTCTCAGGAGAATATTAAAGAAGTGTTAGTTGCTGAGGAAAGATGGCAAAGAATTTCTGGTATTGAAGAGAAGGTACTTAAGCAAAGGTCTAAGTTACATTGGCTGCAGTTGGGTGATT TTGAGGAGAGAAATCATCTGGTTAGGCCAATTACAAATGAAGAGATCAAAGAAGTGGTCTTTAGAATGCCAAGTAACAAATCTCCAGGGCCAGACGGCTTCACTACTGAGTTCTTTAAAGCATCATGGAGTGTTATTGGAAGTGATTTCACTACAGCCGTGCAGTCATTTTTCAGTAAGGGGTTTCTTCCGAAAGGGTTAAATACAACTATTCTAGCATTGATACCAAAAAAAGAGGAAGCTATAGAGATGAAAGATTATCGACCAATCTCGTGTTGCAATGTCTTGTATAAAGTCATATCCAAGATCATTGCAAACAGATTGAAAGGATCCCTTCCAGAGTGCATCTCCTATAACCAGTCAGCTTTTGTGAAGGATAGATTATTGGTTGAGAATCTGTTGCTTTCTACTGAAATAGTTAAAGACTATCATAAGGAGGATGTCTCACCGCGTTGTGCCATGAAGATTGATATTGCAAAGGCTTCTGACTCTGtccactggcccttcttgctgAATACGTTGCGAGCTTTAAACATCTCAGAAGAGTTTGTTCACTGGATAGAGCTGTGTGTTTGTACTCCATCATTCTCAGTCCAAGTAAATGGAGAGTTGGCAGGGGTTTTTCAGAGTAAAAGAGGGCTGCGGCAGGGGTGTGCTTTGTCTCCATATGTCTTTGCAGTTTGCATGAACGTACTGTCTCATATGCTGGATAAAGCGGCTGCTCAGAAGATCATTGGTTATCATCCAAAATGCCAAAACATCTTGCTCACGCGCTTGTGCTTTGCTGATGATTTGTTAGTATTTACGGATGGGACTAAGCGATCAATAGAGAATGTTCTCAAGATCTTTGAAGAATTTGCAGCCATGTCGGGGTTGAAAATAAGTCTCGAGAAATCTACTCTGTATACAGCGGGTTTATCTGCGGTTCAAGAAGGGGAGATTCTCACATGTTTTCCTTTCGCGTCGGGGAAGCTACCTGTAAGATATTTGGGGTTGCCTCTGCTCACAAGAAGGATGACAATAAATGATTACATGCCATTGGTGGAGAAAATAAGAAAGAGAATGAGTTCTTGGACTGGGAGGTTTCTATCTTACGGAGGACGTCTGCAGCTTATCGACTCTGTCATCACAAGTATGGCTAATTTTTGGCTATCGGCTTTCCGTCTACCTGGGAGTTGTTTAAAGGAGATTGGAAGCTTATTCTCAGCGTTCTTATGGTCTGGCCCTGAGCTGAAAACGAGCAAAGCGAAAGTTAGTTGGAAGGATGTCTGTTTGCCAAAGAGGGAGGGAGGTTTGGGGTTAAGACCTTTAAAGGAGATCAACACTGTTCTCTGTCTAAAGCTGTTATGGAGATTATATTCAAATCGATCATCTCTCTGGGTCAAGTGGATTCACtgctatttgataagaaaagGATCCTTTTGGTCGATGAAAGTTAATGCTACTATTGGGTCATGGATGTGGAGAAAAATACTGAAGATAAGAGACCTAGCTAAGCCTTATATTAGAATGGAAGTGCACAATGGAAAGAACACTTCATTCTGGTATGATTCATGGTCACAATTGGGACGACTTAAAGAGATTATAGGAGACAGAGGACCGCTTGGGATTGGGATTGCAGAGAACGCTTTGATTGAGGATGTGGTACGAAATCATAGAAGGAGAAGGCATCGGGTGAGAATTCTGAATGAAATGGAGGATGAGATTGATAAGTTGAGAGACAGAATGGATCAGGAACAAGATATACCGCTTTGGAAACAGGAGGGGGACAGATTCTTGAATAAATTTTCAACTCAAAAGACATGGCTGCAATTGCGTCAGAAACAGCCTGACTGTAGATGGAGTAAAGGTATCTGGTTTCCTCAATATACACCTAAATACTCATTCTTAGCTTGGGTGGCTAGAAGGAATAGATTGCAAACATGTGATAGGATCCATATGTGGAATGCAACTGTGGATACACTGTGTGTGCTTTGCAAAGAAGAACAGGAAACTTGTAAGCACTTGTTTTTTGGTTGTCGATTTTCTGGGAAAGTGTGGAGAGAACCAGTTGGGGGGATCATGAAGGAGCAATTCACTACGGACTGGGATGAGATCTGGGAAGTAATTTCTAATCCTAATCCTAGTTATACCAAGACAGAGATGTTTCTGATTCAGTTCACTTTCCAAGCCCTGCTGCACAGTATATGGAGGGAGAGAAATGCAAGAAGACATGGGGAGCAATCAAGAGATGAGAAGTTCTTGGTTACTTGGGTGGATAAAACGATTAGGCTGAAGTTGCTGTCAGTAAAGGGAATGGGTAAACAACACTTTGATGAGGGATTGGCTGCTTGGTTTGGAGCGAGAATACTTGGAAGTTCTTGA